From Toxorhynchites rutilus septentrionalis strain SRP chromosome 2, ASM2978413v1, whole genome shotgun sequence, a single genomic window includes:
- the LOC129768820 gene encoding uncharacterized protein LOC129768820 — translation MEKNKNKTTTKNQFERIVLLLEQEPDIAKGFSRGNSGPFWDDLAAEVNSLGPPIRDGSGWKKVWADYKSGLKRKLAHNKREQRATGGGPNKIINLSELEEQAVLLTGLLATVEGIPGTSSHGTQLGSPSGEPQDADQENFIYYGTSDECDGINNTIHFQPSQPKKSRPSTTRLLELQVEQQNKFHTNVKSLLKNTNKNLSDLVHYQRQSARAILSVDATLKEHLSEQKRHNHEMEKIALEKSIATNP, via the exons AT ggaaaaaaacaaaaacaaaacaaccactAAAAATCAGTTCGAGCGGATTGTGCTGCTTCTGGAGCAAGAGCCGGACATAGCAAAGGGTTTCTCCCGAGGAAATTCCGGACCCTTCTGGGATGATCTGGCGGCAGAAGTCAATAGTTTGGGACCGCCTATTCGCGATGGAAGTGGATGGAAAAAG GTTTGGGCGGACTATAAGTCCGGATTAAAGCGAAAACTCGCTCACAACAAACGGGAGCAGAGGGCGACAGGTGGAGGacccaataaaattatcaatttgtcCGAGCTGGAGGAGCAGGCAGTTCTACTAACTGGGTTACTTGCGACCGTGGAAGGAATCCCGGGTACCTCATCTCATGGAACACAGTTGGGTTCGCCTTCGGGTGAACCTCAAGATGCAGACCaggaaaattttatatattatggTACTTCCGACGAGTGTGACGGTATCAATAATACCATTCACTTCCAGCCCTCTCAGCCGAAAAAATCCAGACCTTCTACCACGAGGCTATTAGAGCTGCAAGTCgagcaacaaaacaaatttcacaCCAATGTGAAATCCCtgttaaaaaacacaaataagAATTTGAGTGATCTGGTTCATTATCAGCGCCAATCAGCTCGAGCGATTCTTTCCGTGGATGCCACACTCAAAGAACATCTGAGTGAACAAAAACGACATAACCACGAGATGGAG